The following are encoded in a window of Xanthocytophaga agilis genomic DNA:
- the uxaC gene encoding glucuronate isomerase, with amino-acid sequence MKSFLDDDFLLQTATARKLYHDFAKSMPIIDYHNHLPPQEIAIDKKFENLTQIWLYGDHYKWRAMRTNGVDEGYCTGNKSDYEKFEKWAETVPYTMRNPLYHWTHLELQRYFGVKEVLNPTTAASIYKTCSDLLPTPEYSVRNLLTKMNVEALCTTDDPTDSLEYHQAIAKSGFEVKVLPTFRPDKAMNVDNTASFNEYVAKVEAVSNTSITTLDEYLDALKKRHDFFGQMGCKLSDHGLEQIYAEDYTDSEINGYFERLRKGETLSQTEKLKFKSAMLIYFAQWDWEKGWTQQFHIGALRNNNSRMLKTLGPDTGWDSIGDFEQGRAMAKFLNTLDTANQLAKTIIYNLNPRDNEVIATMIGNFNDGSIAGKIQFGSGWWFMDQKDGMEKQMNALSNMGLLSRFVGMLTDSRSFLSYPRHEYFRRILCNIFGNDIENGELPNDIPWIGQIIQNICYYNAKQYFQF; translated from the coding sequence ATGAAAAGTTTCCTGGACGACGATTTTCTGTTACAAACTGCTACTGCACGTAAATTATACCATGATTTTGCCAAGTCAATGCCTATAATTGACTATCATAACCATTTGCCTCCTCAGGAAATAGCGATAGATAAGAAATTTGAAAACCTTACACAGATATGGCTGTATGGCGATCATTACAAATGGAGAGCGATGCGTACCAATGGAGTAGATGAGGGTTACTGCACCGGGAATAAATCTGATTACGAGAAATTTGAAAAGTGGGCAGAGACAGTCCCGTATACAATGCGAAATCCATTGTATCACTGGACTCATCTGGAATTGCAGCGATATTTTGGTGTCAAAGAAGTTTTAAACCCTACTACAGCAGCTTCTATTTACAAAACCTGTAGTGATCTGCTGCCTACTCCGGAATACTCTGTTCGGAACCTGCTGACAAAGATGAATGTAGAAGCACTTTGTACTACTGATGATCCAACCGATTCGCTGGAGTACCATCAGGCAATTGCAAAGAGTGGCTTTGAAGTAAAGGTGTTGCCTACTTTCAGACCAGACAAGGCTATGAATGTAGACAATACAGCTAGTTTTAATGAGTATGTTGCCAAAGTAGAGGCTGTATCCAATACCTCTATTACTACGCTAGATGAGTATTTAGATGCTTTGAAAAAACGCCATGACTTCTTTGGTCAGATGGGATGTAAATTGTCGGATCATGGTTTGGAACAGATCTATGCAGAAGATTACACGGATTCTGAGATAAACGGATATTTTGAAAGATTACGAAAAGGAGAAACGCTAAGCCAGACAGAAAAGCTGAAGTTTAAGTCTGCTATGTTGATTTATTTTGCCCAATGGGATTGGGAGAAAGGCTGGACACAGCAGTTTCACATTGGGGCTTTACGTAATAACAATTCCCGTATGCTGAAAACCCTGGGACCAGATACCGGATGGGATTCTATTGGTGATTTTGAACAAGGCCGTGCCATGGCTAAATTCCTGAATACACTGGATACCGCAAATCAGTTAGCTAAAACGATCATCTATAACCTCAATCCAAGAGACAATGAAGTGATTGCCACCATGATTGGTAATTTCAATGATGGTTCTATAGCTGGTAAAATCCAGTTTGGGTCAGGCTGGTGGTTTATGGATCAGAAAGATGGCATGGAAAAACAAATGAATGCCCTTTCCAATATGGGACTGCTGAGTCGTTTTGTGGGTATGCTCACCGATTCACGTAGCTTTTTATCTTATCCGCGTCACGAGTATTTCCGAAGAATTTTATGCAATATATTTGGTAATGACATCGAAAATGGCGAATTACCAAACGATATTCCTTGGATTGGCCAAATAATCCAGAATATCTGTTATTATAATGCAAAACAGTACTTCCAATTCTAA
- a CDS encoding sugar kinase: MKKVVTFGEIMMRLSAPLNSRFIQAGHLNITYGGGEANVVGSLAHLGIPVSHVTCFPDNDLGYAAAAFYRKYGVDTKDMVFKGDRLGLYFLEVGASMRASKIVYDRAGSAFANLDPAWFNWEEILKDAQWFHWTGITPAISASAAQACADAIRVARKLGVKVSADVNYRRNLWQYGKTVKEVMPDLIAGCDLIVCAEQDAEDILDIVPDANEANSFVSIASQVMKRFPNIKQIITTRRETLSASYNKLKGISYDQKEYLETPVYDINPIVDRIGGGDAFMAGFIYGSIHYTNMQDALTFAVAASALKHTVEADVNLATVPEIEQIMKGNTSGRLVR, encoded by the coding sequence ATGAAAAAAGTTGTAACCTTCGGAGAAATCATGATGCGGTTATCGGCTCCGTTAAATAGCCGGTTTATTCAAGCAGGACACTTAAATATTACCTACGGTGGTGGGGAAGCCAACGTAGTAGGATCGTTAGCACACCTGGGTATTCCGGTAAGCCACGTTACCTGTTTTCCAGATAATGACCTGGGATACGCAGCAGCAGCATTTTACAGGAAGTATGGTGTAGATACCAAAGATATGGTATTTAAAGGAGATCGGTTGGGGCTTTACTTTCTGGAAGTAGGTGCGTCTATGCGTGCCAGCAAAATTGTGTATGACCGGGCTGGCTCAGCATTTGCCAATTTAGATCCGGCATGGTTTAACTGGGAAGAAATTTTAAAGGATGCACAGTGGTTTCACTGGACAGGTATTACACCGGCGATTTCTGCTTCTGCTGCTCAGGCTTGTGCGGATGCAATTCGGGTAGCCCGTAAACTGGGGGTGAAAGTATCAGCCGATGTAAATTACCGGAGAAACCTGTGGCAATATGGCAAAACAGTGAAAGAGGTAATGCCTGATCTGATTGCGGGTTGTGATCTGATTGTATGTGCAGAACAGGATGCTGAAGATATTCTGGATATTGTACCTGATGCAAACGAAGCAAATAGCTTTGTTTCTATTGCCAGTCAGGTAATGAAACGTTTTCCGAATATCAAACAGATTATTACTACCCGTCGGGAAACATTGAGTGCCTCTTACAATAAACTGAAAGGCATTTCCTATGATCAGAAAGAGTATCTGGAAACGCCTGTATATGACATCAATCCAATTGTAGATCGTATTGGTGGTGGCGATGCATTTATGGCCGGCTTTATCTATGGTTCCATACATTATACAAACATGCAGGATGCACTGACCTTTGCAGTAGCGGCCTCTGCATTGAAGCATACAGTTGAAGCAGATGTAAATCTGGCAACTGTTCCTGAAATAGAGCAGATTATGAAAGGTAATACCTCAGGACGTCTGGTACGATAA
- a CDS encoding bifunctional 4-hydroxy-2-oxoglutarate aldolase/2-dehydro-3-deoxy-phosphogluconate aldolase, with protein sequence MLTQSITDIIAVLRQYPLVPVFYHGDLAYTQNILKSCYEGGMRAFEYTNRGEKAREVFPELKKFVAEQCPGMLLGIGTIYKPEDAEYFIQAGADFVVQPVTTAAVADVCHKHSIPWLPAAATLNEIFHARELGAAVVKIFPGNVLGPGFIKAVKGPMPDANLMVTGGVEPNEKNLQEWFSSGILCAGLGSQLFTTTDSSSSDDLSKRIAEIMSFVQSLSRK encoded by the coding sequence ATGTTAACCCAGTCTATAACAGATATTATTGCCGTACTCAGACAGTACCCTCTTGTTCCTGTCTTTTATCATGGAGATTTAGCGTATACACAAAACATCCTGAAATCTTGTTATGAAGGAGGGATGAGAGCATTTGAATATACCAACAGAGGCGAAAAAGCAAGAGAAGTATTTCCGGAACTTAAAAAGTTTGTGGCAGAGCAATGTCCGGGTATGTTACTGGGGATTGGAACGATTTATAAACCAGAAGACGCCGAATATTTCATTCAGGCTGGAGCTGACTTTGTTGTGCAGCCTGTTACGACAGCAGCAGTAGCGGACGTATGCCATAAGCACTCTATTCCATGGCTTCCTGCTGCGGCTACTTTAAACGAAATCTTTCATGCACGTGAATTGGGTGCCGCTGTGGTAAAAATATTTCCAGGAAATGTGCTGGGCCCAGGATTTATAAAAGCAGTCAAAGGGCCAATGCCTGATGCCAATCTGATGGTAACAGGAGGGGTGGAACCCAATGAGAAGAATTTACAGGAATGGTTTAGTTCAGGTATTCTTTGTGCAGGCTTGGGGTCTCAGTTATTTACAACAACGGATAGTTCGTCCAGTGATGACCTGAGTAAACGTATTGCAGAAATTATGAGTTTTGTTCAATCTTTATCCAGGAAATAA